One genomic region from Gammaproteobacteria bacterium encodes:
- a CDS encoding NADH-quinone oxidoreductase subunit NuoF, translating into MSITVYVPRDAAALSLGADAVAQAITAQAAQLGAAIKLVRNGSRGMFWLEPLVEVATPTGRVAYGPVTPKDVASLFASDFLQAGKHPLLLGATEEIPYLKKQERLTFARVGVIDPISVDDYVANNGYRGLIRALTLDGAAVVQHVLDAGLRGRGGAAFPTGIKWKTVLGAQADQKYVVCNADEGDSGTFSDRMIMEGDPFVLIEGMTIAGITVGASKGYIYLRSEYPHAEIALNQAIEAAYARGYLGENILKSGKRFDLEVRRGAGAYICGEETSLLESLEGKRGMVRYKPPLPALQGLFGKPTIINNVISFASVPIILDKGADFYKNYGMGRSRGTLPFQLAGNVKHGGLVEKAFGLTLRELLFDFGGGSATGKPIRAVQVGGPLGAYLPESQFDTPLDYEAFVTIGAMIGHGGVVVFDDSVDMAKMSRYAMEFCAIESCGKCTPCRIGSTRGVEVMDKIIANQDREANVALLRDLCDTMLAGSLCALGGMTPYPVVSALNHFPEDFGIKARTRSAA; encoded by the coding sequence ATGAGCATCACCGTCTATGTCCCGCGTGACGCCGCCGCGCTGTCGTTAGGCGCCGATGCCGTCGCGCAAGCGATCACCGCGCAAGCGGCGCAGCTGGGTGCGGCGATCAAGCTCGTGCGCAACGGTTCGCGCGGCATGTTTTGGTTGGAGCCGTTGGTGGAAGTCGCAACACCAACTGGTCGCGTAGCCTACGGCCCGGTAACGCCGAAAGACGTCGCCAGTTTGTTCGCCAGCGATTTTCTGCAAGCCGGCAAACATCCGCTGCTGCTTGGCGCCACCGAAGAAATTCCTTACCTCAAGAAACAAGAACGCCTCACCTTCGCCCGCGTCGGTGTGATCGATCCGATCTCGGTCGACGACTACGTTGCTAACAACGGTTATCGCGGTTTGATTCGTGCGCTGACGTTGGACGGCGCGGCGGTGGTGCAGCACGTGCTCGATGCTGGATTGCGCGGCCGCGGCGGTGCGGCGTTCCCGACCGGTATCAAATGGAAGACCGTGCTCGGCGCACAGGCCGATCAGAAGTACGTCGTCTGTAACGCCGACGAAGGCGACTCCGGTACCTTCTCCGATCGCATGATCATGGAAGGCGATCCGTTCGTGCTGATCGAAGGCATGACGATTGCCGGTATCACCGTCGGTGCCAGCAAAGGCTACATCTACCTTCGCTCCGAATATCCGCATGCCGAGATCGCGCTGAACCAAGCGATCGAGGCAGCATACGCCCGCGGTTATCTCGGCGAGAACATTTTGAAGTCCGGCAAGCGCTTCGATCTCGAAGTGCGTCGTGGCGCTGGTGCTTACATCTGCGGCGAAGAGACCTCGCTGCTCGAAAGCCTCGAAGGCAAACGCGGCATGGTGCGCTACAAGCCGCCGCTGCCGGCGCTGCAAGGGTTGTTCGGTAAGCCGACGATCATTAATAACGTCATCTCGTTCGCGAGCGTGCCGATTATCTTGGACAAGGGCGCCGATTTTTATAAGAACTACGGCATGGGCCGCTCGCGCGGCACGTTGCCGTTCCAGCTTGCCGGCAACGTCAAGCACGGCGGTCTAGTAGAGAAGGCATTTGGTTTGACGCTGCGCGAGTTGCTGTTCGACTTCGGCGGCGGTTCCGCGACTGGTAAACCGATCCGTGCCGTCCAAGTCGGCGGCCCGCTCGGCGCCTATTTGCCGGAATCGCAATTCGACACGCCGCTCGACTACGAGGCGTTCGTCACCATCGGCGCCATGATCGGTCACGGTGGCGTGGTCGTGTTCGACGATAGCGTCGATATGGCGAAGATGTCGCGCTACGCGATGGAGTTCTGTGCCATCGAATCGTGCGGCAAGTGCACGCCGTGTCGCATCGGTTCGACCCGTGGTGTCGAAGTGATGGACAAGATCATCGCCAATCAAGATCGCGAGGCGAACGTGGCGTTGTTGCGCGATCTTTGCGACACCATGCTCGCCGGCTCGCTGTGCGCGCTCGGCGGCATGACGCCGTATCCGGTGGTCAGTGCGCTCAATCACTTCCCGGAAGATTTCGGGATTAAGGCGCGCACGCGTAGCGCTGCGTAA